Proteins encoded together in one Terriglobales bacterium window:
- a CDS encoding sorbosone dehydrogenase family protein has protein sequence MKKPKLLTIFASFAVVFTITHLFRAQTQKPTTYSDYRTQAPGVAHKITVADLPEPYASKAVDNGPRLVPRPKDAWPKAPAGFKVDLYASGLENPREIRTAPNGDLFLAESDPGIIKVFRGVTKDGKAERSENFATGLNKPFGIAFYPVGPNPQWIYIGNTGSVVRFPYSNGDLKARGQSEKIADLPGGGRLRGGGHWTRDIAFSNDGKKMYVSVGSHSNVDDTDNNPVEFERADVLEFNPDGSGRRVFASGIRNCVGIAVNPKTGEPWCSVNERDNIGDDLPPEYITHVQDGGFYGWPWYYIGGHQDPRHKGKHPELKDKVIVPDVLVQPHNASLEMLFYDGKQFPAKYEGDIFASEHGSWNRKLRTGYEVIRVPLHQTGHASGEYEDFLTGFVTPDGDVWGRPVGVAVAPDGSLLVSDDGSESIWRVSYTGN, from the coding sequence ATGAAAAAGCCGAAACTCCTGACGATCTTTGCCTCCTTCGCCGTCGTGTTCACGATCACGCACCTCTTCCGCGCGCAAACGCAGAAGCCGACCACGTACAGCGACTACCGCACCCAGGCCCCCGGCGTCGCGCACAAGATCACCGTCGCCGATCTGCCGGAGCCCTATGCAAGCAAGGCAGTGGACAACGGCCCGCGCCTCGTTCCCCGCCCGAAGGACGCATGGCCGAAAGCTCCCGCGGGATTCAAAGTCGATCTCTATGCCAGCGGCCTCGAGAATCCGCGCGAGATCCGCACCGCACCGAACGGCGACCTCTTTCTGGCCGAGAGCGATCCGGGAATCATCAAGGTCTTTCGCGGCGTGACAAAGGACGGCAAAGCCGAGCGCAGCGAGAACTTCGCTACCGGCCTCAACAAGCCTTTCGGAATCGCCTTTTATCCCGTCGGACCGAATCCGCAGTGGATCTACATCGGCAACACCGGTTCGGTCGTTCGCTTTCCCTACAGCAACGGCGACCTGAAGGCTCGCGGCCAAAGCGAGAAGATTGCCGATCTTCCAGGTGGCGGCCGCTTGCGTGGCGGCGGACACTGGACCCGCGACATCGCGTTCTCCAACGACGGCAAGAAGATGTACGTCTCCGTCGGCTCACATTCCAATGTCGACGACACCGACAACAATCCCGTGGAGTTCGAGCGCGCCGACGTGCTCGAGTTCAATCCTGACGGCTCCGGACGCCGCGTCTTCGCCTCCGGCATTCGCAATTGCGTCGGAATTGCCGTCAATCCCAAAACGGGCGAGCCGTGGTGTTCAGTCAACGAGCGCGACAACATCGGCGACGACCTACCGCCGGAGTACATCACTCATGTCCAAGATGGAGGCTTCTACGGATGGCCCTGGTATTACATCGGCGGGCACCAGGATCCGCGCCATAAAGGGAAGCATCCCGAGCTGAAGGACAAGGTGATCGTCCCCGACGTCCTCGTGCAACCGCACAACGCCTCGCTCGAGATGCTCTTCTACGATGGAAAACAATTTCCAGCGAAATACGAGGGTGACATCTTTGCCTCCGAGCACGGCTCCTGGAACCGCAAGCTACGCACCGGTTACGAAGTGATCCGCGTGCCCTTGCACCAGACCGGCCACGCCAGCGGCGAATACGAAGACTTCCTAACCGGCTTTGTAACTCCCGACGGCGACGTCTGGGGACGCCCAGTCGGAGTCGCAGTCGCCCCAGACGGATCATTGCTGGTAAGCGACGACGGATCAGAGTCAATCTGGCGCGTCAGCTACACCGGCAACTAG